From the Solibacillus sp. FSL R5-0449 genome, one window contains:
- a CDS encoding site-specific integrase, with protein sequence MEYIRKGRSKNTLEFEVKLIIKNFSHIGSSKKEARENSTKAIHSYKQQKKVLTAALDFIRFAKEKHQIKNLENLNNSIYKSYIGEQSKKGLKNGSIVDLETCLQLFQFALTRNYKNRGKTKPIFFYGRLVKKEKSAVVDRSISYEDYILIRDTVSKRVSLAVFLMFEFGLRLKEVSNIKVKHFDLKNNQIYIPAGEGAGVTKGGRYRVIPLESDKDIKLTLNIADKAENDKVIEISYETIRKSVRNAYNKARISSCDKGCHRFRHSFARNRFKMYLSRINEPIDHINDLLTKLDFEMKNSNSRYFSCKELGLFQIVQLANKVLDELGHTKSKPLEKSIRRDLYLVYLAGTKL encoded by the coding sequence GTGGAATATATAAGAAAAGGCAGGAGTAAAAACACACTAGAGTTTGAAGTTAAACTGATTATTAAAAATTTTAGTCACATCGGTAGTTCAAAAAAGGAGGCTAGAGAAAACTCTACAAAGGCAATTCATAGCTATAAGCAGCAGAAGAAAGTATTAACTGCCGCGCTTGATTTTATAAGGTTTGCTAAAGAAAAACATCAAATAAAAAATTTAGAGAATCTAAATAATTCGATTTATAAATCTTATATAGGCGAGCAAAGTAAGAAAGGTTTAAAAAACGGGTCAATCGTCGATTTAGAAACTTGCTTGCAGCTATTTCAGTTTGCTCTGACTCGGAACTATAAAAATAGAGGTAAAACAAAACCAATATTCTTTTATGGAAGGTTAGTCAAGAAAGAGAAAAGCGCGGTAGTTGATAGATCTATTTCATATGAAGACTACATACTGATAAGAGATACGGTAAGTAAACGGGTCTCTTTAGCGGTTTTTCTAATGTTTGAATTCGGTTTAAGGCTGAAAGAAGTTTCGAATATTAAAGTAAAACATTTTGATTTAAAGAATAATCAAATTTATATACCAGCTGGTGAAGGGGCGGGAGTTACAAAGGGAGGAAGATATAGAGTTATTCCTTTAGAAAGTGATAAAGATATTAAATTAACTTTAAATATAGCTGATAAAGCAGAAAACGATAAGGTTATTGAAATTAGCTATGAAACAATCAGAAAAAGCGTGCGTAATGCTTATAATAAAGCGCGGATTTCTTCTTGTGATAAAGGATGTCATCGATTTAGACATTCGTTTGCTAGAAATAGATTTAAAATGTATCTCTCTAGAATAAATGAACCAATTGATCACATTAATGATTTATTAACAAAGCTTGATTTTGAAATGAAAAATAGTAATTCTAGATATTTTTCTTGCAAAGAGTTGGGATTATTTCAAATAGTTCAATTAGCTAATAAGGTGTTAGATGAGCTAGGGCATACGAAGAGCAAGCCTTTAGAAAAATCGATTAGGAGGGATTTATATCTAGTGTATTTAGCAGGGACTAAACTATAA
- a CDS encoding DUF771 domain-containing protein, translating to MQYLTSQLIIPIPEDKIIVDLIEYKELKDNELEGCYWSMSDLEKRINKKRDWITQNLLYNPKYKSLLDVKNKGFVFYPVKKGQQWCFQATKMAKFLEDHFADIHNN from the coding sequence ATGCAGTATTTAACATCACAATTAATAATCCCAATACCGGAGGATAAAATTATAGTAGATCTCATTGAATACAAAGAATTAAAAGATAACGAACTTGAAGGTTGCTATTGGAGTATGTCTGACTTAGAAAAACGTATTAATAAAAAACGTGATTGGATAACTCAAAATCTACTCTACAACCCTAAATACAAATCATTGCTTGATGTTAAAAATAAGGGGTTTGTTTTTTATCCAGTAAAGAAAGGTCAACAATGGTGTTTTCAAGCAACTAAAATGGCTAAGTTTTTAGAAGATCACTTTGCAGATATTCATAATAACTAA
- a CDS encoding site-specific integrase, which yields MASFQKRGQSWQYTVSYKDKDGKHKTLRKSGFKTKTEAKNAATLVETEILEGNIAIVRKQPFHAYFHRWYTTFKKDYSKTTIAAYKATESKIANFFGDKAIHNITRFEYQEFISKLGESLNHGTVSKTHKHIRACVTDALEDDLLKKDFTRKVIVSGIAPKKHEEKFINYSDSQKLLKYLVDNIELGLENYMLILALTTGMRYAEILALQWTDFDFVNGCITVNKQLEYKHQELTTNVLKNVSKFSLYKVSRTITLDKFTLDLFEDLKNNESYIIENHLNIIFYKNEIGKIITNDRINDVLRAILKRLNISPVISFHGLRHTHASILLYQRVSIVYISERLGHNNLDTTIGTYSHLVSELREEDSNKTKSIFKQLYIN from the coding sequence ATGGCTAGCTTCCAGAAAAGGGGGCAATCCTGGCAATATACTGTTAGTTATAAGGATAAAGACGGTAAACATAAAACACTTCGTAAAAGTGGCTTTAAGACTAAAACAGAGGCTAAAAATGCTGCAACACTTGTGGAAACGGAGATATTAGAAGGAAATATAGCGATAGTGAGAAAACAGCCTTTTCATGCTTATTTTCATCGGTGGTACACTACATTCAAAAAAGATTATTCAAAGACTACTATCGCTGCTTATAAAGCCACTGAAAGTAAAATTGCTAATTTTTTTGGTGATAAAGCTATTCATAATATTACTAGATTTGAATATCAAGAATTTATCTCAAAGTTAGGAGAGTCACTTAATCATGGTACAGTATCTAAAACCCACAAACATATCCGCGCTTGTGTAACTGATGCCCTGGAGGATGATTTACTAAAAAAAGATTTCACCCGTAAGGTTATTGTTTCAGGAATAGCACCTAAAAAACATGAGGAAAAATTCATCAATTATAGCGATAGTCAGAAATTATTAAAATACCTTGTAGATAATATTGAATTAGGTTTAGAAAACTATATGTTAATTTTAGCATTAACAACCGGCATGCGTTACGCGGAAATATTAGCATTACAATGGACTGATTTTGATTTTGTTAACGGTTGTATTACGGTTAATAAGCAACTTGAATATAAACATCAAGAACTTACTACAAATGTTCTTAAGAATGTATCTAAATTTAGCCTATATAAAGTTTCACGTACTATTACTCTCGATAAATTCACACTGGATCTTTTTGAGGACTTAAAGAATAACGAGAGTTACATAATAGAAAATCATCTAAATATTATTTTTTATAAAAATGAAATTGGAAAAATTATAACAAATGATCGAATTAACGACGTTTTACGTGCTATTTTAAAACGTTTAAATATTTCACCGGTTATTTCATTTCACGGATTACGCCATACACATGCGAGTATATTACTTTACCAACGTGTTTCAATAGTATATATTTCCGAACGCTTAGGGCACAATAATCTAGATACAACCATTGGTACATACTCACATTTAGTAAGCGAATTGCGTGAAGAAGACTCAAATAAAACCAAATCAATATTTAAACAGTTATACATCAACTAA
- a CDS encoding metallophosphoesterase: MKLLIMSDTHGDEEIIERVKGYHPDAHKVIHCGDSELPYAHPALQGVERVKGNCDHDHNYLEEMLFQVNGDRVYVTHGHLYDVKNSPMKLIYRAKEVGAQIVCFGHSHILGAEYIDDILFINPGSLLKPRRIEEKSFVTLTITSTHFTLQCYDDNNNLIDELFYER; the protein is encoded by the coding sequence ATGAAGCTGTTGATAATGAGTGATACACATGGTGACGAGGAAATCATTGAACGTGTAAAGGGCTACCATCCAGATGCGCATAAAGTGATCCATTGTGGTGATAGTGAATTACCGTATGCACATCCTGCTCTGCAAGGAGTAGAGCGTGTGAAAGGGAACTGTGATCATGACCATAACTATTTGGAAGAGATGCTTTTTCAGGTAAATGGAGATCGTGTGTATGTGACACACGGGCATTTATACGATGTGAAAAACTCTCCGATGAAACTGATTTACCGCGCAAAGGAAGTCGGCGCACAAATCGTATGTTTTGGTCATTCACATATCCTTGGTGCAGAATATATTGATGACATATTATTTATCAATCCGGGCAGCTTGTTGAAGCCACGCCGGATCGAAGAAAAGTCATTTGTGACTCTGACGATAACTTCCACACATTTTACATTACAATGTTATGACGATAATAATAATTTGATCGATGAATTGTTTTATGAGCGTTAA
- a CDS encoding XTP/dITP diphosphatase has translation MKQVVIATKNKGKAKDFEALFGPFGYEVVTMFEVAPDVEIEETGTTFEENAILKAETLANMLGQIVIADDSGLAIDALNGEPGVYSARYAGDHDDEANMVKVLENMKDVPEEQRTARFCCALAIAGPNMETKTVFGTCEGIIAHEKKGTNGFGYDPIFYVPALEKHMAELSAEEKGAISHRGNAIRKLALQLAEFLK, from the coding sequence ATGAAACAAGTAGTAATCGCCACGAAGAACAAAGGAAAAGCGAAAGACTTTGAAGCATTATTCGGACCATTTGGCTATGAAGTTGTCACAATGTTTGAGGTTGCTCCAGATGTGGAAATTGAAGAGACAGGTACGACTTTTGAAGAAAATGCCATTTTAAAGGCGGAAACATTGGCGAACATGCTTGGCCAAATCGTGATTGCAGATGACAGCGGATTAGCGATCGATGCTTTAAACGGTGAACCGGGTGTTTATTCGGCGCGTTATGCCGGCGACCATGACGATGAAGCGAATATGGTGAAAGTGCTGGAAAACATGAAGGACGTACCGGAAGAACAGCGTACAGCCCGTTTCTGCTGTGCTTTAGCAATTGCTGGACCGAACATGGAGACAAAAACAGTATTCGGCACATGTGAAGGTATAATTGCACATGAGAAGAAGGGGACAAACGGATTCGGTTATGATCCGATTTTCTATGTACCTGCTTTGGAAAAACATATGGCGGAACTTTCTGCTGAAGAAAAAGGCGCCATTTCACACCGAGGCAATGCCATTCGCAAACTGGCCTTACAGCTAGCAGAATTTCTGAAATAG
- the rph gene encoding ribonuclease PH — protein sequence MTRHDLRAVNELRPVQIDNNYLMHPEGSVLITVGNTKVICTATIEEKVPGFLRGQGKGWITAEYSMLPRATEQRTRRESSAGKVSGRTMEIQRLIGRALRAVVDLEALGEKTVWIDCDVIQADGGTRTASITGAFVAMTQAIAKLGADKPFVKFPVTDYLAATSVGKLENIGAVLDLNYVEDSAAQVDMNVIMTGAGEFVELQGTGEEATFSRSELNELLDLGEAGIAQLIEMQKTALGDIAILIGKVEA from the coding sequence ATGACTAGACATGACTTAAGAGCTGTGAATGAATTACGTCCAGTTCAAATTGATAATAATTATTTAATGCATCCGGAAGGCTCGGTATTAATAACAGTTGGAAATACAAAGGTGATTTGTACTGCAACGATTGAAGAAAAAGTACCTGGTTTTTTACGTGGACAAGGTAAAGGTTGGATTACGGCTGAATATTCCATGCTACCACGCGCTACAGAGCAACGCACACGCCGTGAAAGCTCTGCAGGGAAGGTAAGTGGCCGCACAATGGAAATTCAACGCTTAATCGGCCGAGCATTACGTGCTGTCGTTGATTTAGAAGCATTAGGTGAAAAAACGGTATGGATTGACTGTGACGTAATCCAGGCAGATGGCGGAACGCGTACAGCATCGATTACAGGTGCTTTTGTAGCGATGACACAGGCAATTGCAAAACTAGGTGCTGACAAGCCATTCGTAAAATTCCCGGTTACAGATTATTTAGCTGCGACGAGTGTCGGAAAACTAGAAAACATTGGCGCAGTTTTGGACTTAAACTATGTGGAAGATTCAGCTGCACAAGTCGATATGAACGTTATTATGACAGGTGCCGGCGAATTTGTGGAATTGCAAGGGACAGGCGAAGAAGCGACATTCAGCCGTTCAGAACTAAATGAATTACTCGATTTAGGAGAAGCCGGAATTGCACAGCTAATCGAAATGCAAAAAACAGCATTAGGCGACATCGCAATCTTGATCGGAAAGGTGGAAGCATAA
- the racE gene encoding glutamate racemase, which translates to MNAPIGVIDSGVGGLTVAKAIMELLPNETIYYIGDTARCPYGPRTKQEVRNFTWEMAKALEKMNVKMLVIACNTATAVALESLQKHMPFPVLGVINAGARAAIKKTKRNEVVVLATEGTIKSGAYEEAVKSLSTKAKIIPLACPTFVPLVESGEYEGQFSYDLVAKGLKPLEDERFDTVILGCTHYPILQKQIEAAVGSQVHVLSSAEETAKDVEAILSYTGQLRTDEKPPHHILHASGSVPIFRSIAERWLEKGELDIRKITFEK; encoded by the coding sequence GTGAATGCCCCAATAGGTGTTATCGATTCCGGAGTTGGCGGGTTAACAGTGGCAAAAGCAATTATGGAGCTTTTGCCGAATGAAACAATATATTATATAGGTGATACGGCGCGATGTCCTTACGGGCCACGCACAAAGCAAGAAGTCCGCAATTTTACATGGGAGATGGCAAAAGCGCTCGAAAAGATGAATGTGAAGATGCTTGTCATTGCATGTAATACTGCGACTGCCGTTGCATTGGAAAGTCTGCAAAAGCATATGCCATTTCCGGTTTTAGGAGTTATTAATGCAGGGGCACGAGCGGCCATAAAAAAGACAAAGCGCAATGAAGTTGTCGTATTAGCGACAGAAGGCACGATCAAAAGTGGCGCATATGAAGAAGCAGTGAAATCATTGTCGACAAAAGCGAAAATAATTCCACTTGCCTGTCCGACATTTGTGCCACTCGTTGAAAGTGGCGAATACGAAGGCCAATTTTCGTATGACCTTGTTGCGAAAGGATTAAAACCGCTTGAAGATGAGCGATTTGATACAGTCATTTTAGGCTGTACACATTATCCTATTTTACAAAAGCAAATTGAAGCAGCAGTAGGCTCACAAGTTCACGTCCTGTCATCTGCCGAAGAAACGGCTAAAGATGTTGAAGCGATTTTAAGCTACACAGGACAATTACGAACAGACGAAAAACCGCCGCACCATATTCTGCATGCATCTGGCTCTGTGCCGATTTTCCGTTCCATAGCGGAACGTTGGCTGGAAAAAGGTGAATTGGATATCCGTAAAATTACATTCGAAAAATAG
- a CDS encoding MarR family transcriptional regulator, protein MKDHSTHSSESVAILEKELRYISHLIKQKGREILSNYTITPPQFIALQWLHESGDMTIGDLSTKMYLAFSTTTDLVDRMEKNELVQRVRDENDRRVVRIHLLPEGERIIQEVILKRQNYLRDITQEFNAEEFEQLSRTLQKLHLLMK, encoded by the coding sequence ATGAAAGATCACAGCACACATAGCTCTGAATCTGTAGCAATCCTGGAAAAAGAACTAAGATATATTTCACACTTAATCAAGCAAAAAGGTCGAGAAATTTTAAGCAATTATACGATTACACCTCCGCAATTTATTGCATTGCAATGGTTGCATGAATCGGGTGATATGACGATCGGTGACTTGTCGACGAAAATGTATTTAGCATTTTCGACAACGACAGATTTAGTGGACCGGATGGAGAAAAATGAATTGGTACAGCGTGTACGTGACGAAAATGATCGACGTGTTGTACGGATTCATCTTTTACCTGAAGGCGAAAGAATTATCCAGGAAGTAATTTTAAAGCGTCAAAATTATTTGCGGGATATTACACAGGAATTTAACGCAGAAGAGTTTGAGCAATTATCAAGAACATTACAAAAACTACATTTATTAATGAAATAG
- a CDS encoding LuxR C-terminal-related transcriptional regulator, producing the protein MNRPQHRSLLTKREREIFELLIKDYSTREISTKLGISEKTVRNHISNTIQKLGVSSRTQAILELLRLQELSIY; encoded by the coding sequence ATGAATCGTCCGCAGCATCGTTCGCTGTTAACAAAAAGAGAACGCGAGATTTTTGAGCTATTAATAAAGGACTATTCAACACGGGAAATATCAACTAAGCTAGGCATTAGTGAAAAAACCGTTCGTAATCATATTTCCAATACGATTCAAAAGCTGGGTGTATCAAGTCGTACGCAAGCGATTCTTGAGTTATTAAGACTTCAGGAATTGTCGATATACTGA
- a CDS encoding thioesterase family protein, producing the protein MRATYIQDATEWMAGFSFSTKVKVRFSETDMYGHVNNTKVFAYFEYARIEYFKALGFDFTAGSDTGNMLVVADIQCDYLKEVFFDEELTIFVKTASIGTSSMDLHYMVKNEKDEVCYTGRGTLVQLSSDTGKGVPLLEEQKKLLLGK; encoded by the coding sequence ATGCGAGCTACATATATTCAGGATGCAACAGAATGGATGGCAGGATTTTCGTTTTCGACAAAGGTAAAGGTGCGTTTTTCGGAAACGGATATGTACGGGCATGTGAACAATACAAAAGTATTTGCCTATTTCGAGTATGCACGTATCGAATATTTTAAAGCATTAGGATTTGATTTTACAGCAGGATCAGATACGGGAAATATGCTCGTTGTTGCGGATATCCAATGTGATTATTTAAAAGAAGTGTTTTTCGACGAAGAATTGACAATATTTGTTAAAACCGCATCAATCGGCACATCATCGATGGATTTGCATTATATGGTGAAAAATGAAAAAGATGAAGTGTGCTATACAGGGCGCGGAACGCTTGTACAATTGAGCAGTGACACGGGGAAAGGTGTCCCGTTACTGGAAGAACAAAAAAAATTATTGCTTGGGAAATAG
- the sdhB gene encoding succinate dehydrogenase iron-sulfur subunit: METVNTDRTVKLEIVRQDNENGATRVEKFEVPYRPGMNVISALMHIQKNPVTADGQKTTPVAWDMNCLEEVCGACSMVINGRPQQSCSALVDKLTQPIRLEPMKTFPVIRDLQVDRERMFNALKKVKAWVPIDGTYDLGEGPRMPERKRQWAYELSKCMTCGVCMEACPNVSESASFIGPFALSQVRLFNTHPTGAMNKDERLNAIMGDGGLANCGNSQNCVAACPKGIPLTTSIAALNRETTVQMFKNFFGSDHMVD; encoded by the coding sequence GTGGAAACAGTAAATACTGATAGAACAGTTAAGTTAGAAATCGTTCGTCAAGACAATGAGAATGGTGCTACACGCGTTGAGAAGTTTGAAGTTCCTTACCGTCCAGGTATGAACGTTATTTCTGCTCTAATGCATATTCAAAAAAATCCTGTTACTGCTGATGGTCAAAAAACGACTCCAGTAGCATGGGATATGAACTGTCTGGAAGAAGTTTGTGGTGCATGTTCAATGGTAATCAACGGACGTCCACAACAATCTTGTTCAGCATTAGTAGACAAGTTAACTCAACCAATTCGTTTAGAGCCAATGAAAACTTTCCCGGTTATCCGTGACTTACAAGTAGACCGTGAGCGCATGTTTAACGCACTTAAGAAAGTTAAAGCATGGGTACCTATCGATGGTACTTATGATTTAGGCGAAGGTCCTCGTATGCCAGAGCGCAAACGTCAATGGGCTTATGAATTATCAAAATGTATGACTTGTGGTGTATGTATGGAAGCATGTCCAAACGTTTCTGAATCTGCATCATTCATCGGTCCATTTGCATTATCTCAAGTACGTTTATTCAACACACACCCAACAGGTGCAATGAATAAAGACGAGCGTTTAAATGCAATCATGGGCGATGGTGGTCTTGCAAACTGCGGTAACTCACAAAACTGTGTAGCTGCATGTCCAAAAGGTATTCCTTTGACAACATCTATCGCTGCACTTAACCGTGAAACAACAGTTCAAATGTTCAAAAACTTCTTCGGTTCTGACCACATGGTTGACTAA
- the sdhA gene encoding succinate dehydrogenase flavoprotein subunit, with the protein MAKSKVIVVGGGLAGLMATIKAAEVGTEVELFSLVPVKRSHSVCAQGGINGAVNTKGEGDSPWIHFDDTVYGGDFLANQPPVKGMCDAAPGIIHLMDRMGVMFNRTPEGLLDFRRFGGTLMHRTAFSGATTGQQLLYALDEQVRSHEVAGLVTKYEHWEFLGAVLDDEGVCRGIVAQDLRSEEIRSFRSDAVIMATGGPGIIFGKTTNSVINTGSAASIVYQQGATYSNGEMIQIHPTAIPGDDKNRLMSESARGEGGRVWTYKDGKPWYFLEEKYPAYGNLVPRDIATREIFDVCVNQKLGINGENMVYLDLSHKDPHELDIKLGGIIEIYEKFVGDDPRKLPMKIFPAVHYSMGGLWVDYDQMTEIPGLFAAGECDYSQHGANRLGANSLLSAIYGGMVAGPNAVKYIKGLKKHAEDLPEEIYTRRVQEETEKWEAILKMDGTENAYLLHKELGEWMTDNMTVVRVNAKLEETYAKLTELQERWENININDTQKWSNQGAHFTRQLKNMLYLAKVMTKGALLRNESRGAHYKPEFPERDDENFLKTTMAKFDPATGEPIITYADVDVSLIPPRKRDYSA; encoded by the coding sequence ATGGCAAAAAGTAAAGTTATCGTCGTTGGTGGCGGTCTTGCTGGCTTAATGGCTACGATTAAAGCAGCTGAAGTTGGTACTGAAGTTGAATTATTCTCGTTAGTTCCGGTTAAACGTTCACACTCTGTATGTGCACAAGGCGGAATTAACGGAGCAGTTAATACAAAAGGTGAAGGGGATTCTCCATGGATCCACTTTGATGATACAGTTTATGGTGGTGACTTCTTAGCGAACCAACCACCAGTTAAAGGTATGTGTGATGCAGCACCTGGTATTATCCACTTAATGGACCGTATGGGTGTAATGTTCAACCGTACTCCAGAAGGTTTACTTGACTTCCGTCGTTTCGGTGGTACGTTAATGCACCGTACAGCATTCTCTGGTGCGACTACTGGTCAACAATTATTATACGCACTAGACGAGCAAGTTCGTTCACACGAAGTAGCTGGTTTAGTTACGAAATATGAGCACTGGGAATTCCTTGGTGCAGTGCTTGATGACGAAGGCGTTTGCCGCGGTATCGTAGCACAAGATTTACGTAGTGAAGAAATTCGCTCATTCCGCTCTGATGCTGTAATTATGGCAACAGGTGGTCCTGGTATTATCTTCGGTAAAACAACAAACTCAGTAATCAACACTGGTTCTGCAGCATCGATTGTTTACCAACAAGGTGCAACATATTCAAATGGTGAAATGATTCAAATTCACCCAACAGCGATTCCTGGAGACGACAAAAACCGTCTAATGTCTGAATCTGCTCGTGGTGAAGGTGGACGTGTATGGACGTATAAAGACGGTAAGCCTTGGTACTTCCTAGAAGAGAAATATCCAGCTTACGGTAACTTAGTACCACGTGATATCGCAACACGTGAGATTTTTGACGTGTGTGTAAATCAAAAATTGGGTATTAACGGGGAAAACATGGTATACTTAGACTTATCCCATAAAGATCCTCATGAATTAGATATTAAACTAGGTGGTATCATCGAAATCTACGAAAAATTCGTAGGTGATGACCCACGTAAATTACCGATGAAAATCTTCCCAGCGGTACACTATTCAATGGGTGGATTATGGGTTGACTATGACCAAATGACTGAAATCCCTGGTTTATTCGCTGCAGGTGAATGTGACTACTCACAACACGGTGCAAACCGTTTAGGTGCGAACTCATTATTATCAGCGATTTACGGTGGTATGGTTGCAGGTCCAAATGCTGTTAAGTACATTAAAGGACTTAAAAAGCATGCAGAAGATTTACCTGAAGAAATCTATACGCGTCGCGTACAGGAAGAAACAGAAAAATGGGAAGCTATCCTAAAAATGGATGGTACAGAAAACGCTTACTTACTACACAAAGAACTTGGTGAGTGGATGACTGACAACATGACTGTTGTACGTGTAAACGCAAAACTAGAAGAAACTTATGCGAAATTAACTGAACTTCAAGAGCGTTGGGAAAACATCAACATTAACGACACACAAAAATGGTCGAATCAAGGTGCTCACTTCACTCGTCAGTTAAAGAACATGCTATATTTAGCTAAAGTTATGACTAAGGGTGCATTATTACGTAACGAATCTCGTGGGGCTCACTACAAGCCTGAATTCCCTGAACGTGATGATGAAAACTTCTTAAAAACAACTATGGCGAAGTTCGATCCGGCAACGGGCGAACCAATTATTACTTATGCCGATGTAGACGTTTCGTTAATTCCACCACGTAAACGCGACTACTCAGCGTAG